The following proteins are encoded in a genomic region of Micromonospora olivasterospora:
- a CDS encoding helix-turn-helix domain-containing protein, which produces MVRQPLTAEQIAAGQRLGAALRAARAGRSLVEVALAAGISPETLRKIEAGRLPAPAFGTVVGLSQALDVPLSDLADVWLADMPIRQAS; this is translated from the coding sequence ATGGTTCGCCAACCACTGACCGCCGAACAGATCGCAGCGGGCCAGCGCCTCGGAGCCGCCCTCCGGGCCGCGCGGGCCGGCCGCAGCCTCGTCGAGGTGGCCCTTGCAGCCGGCATCTCCCCCGAGACGCTGCGCAAGATCGAGGCGGGCCGTCTTCCCGCACCGGCGTTCGGCACCGTGGTCGGCCTCAGCCAGGCCCTCGACGTCCCCCTCAGCGACCTGGCCGACGTCTGGCTGGCCGACATGCCCATCCGCCAGGCGTCCTAG
- a CDS encoding RNA-guided endonuclease InsQ/TnpB family protein, which yields MVHRTARVALRVTAGQRRRCFGLLRSAGDVWACVLEVNAWRRHRHDAPLAGYQELCRELSASGAGTFAELDSTGARSVLRRFSDAWFAAAKQRKAGDASARFPRRRRGLVPVRWYHGTFTLDGHRVRIPTARGTTALWVRLARQVPYPVEQVRSITLLCEGGRLFLDVTAEVPVAVYPPGEGPDPARVAGVDIGIIHPYAVAGPGGQALLVSGRAIRAEHRMHLADTKARHRAVARRAPKPGQRGSRRWRRYRARARAVEGRHRRRVRQAQHEAARAVVGWAVEQRVGVLHVGDPRGVLDLPAGRRHNLRLRQWQIGRLLQILTDKATLAGITVHLVDERGTSSTCPTCRQRIPKPRGRTLTCPHCQFTGHRDLVAAASIATRIPGGGRTTPTAIVLPGMVTHRRAGRHLPGAGRSRRDPRRPPGGVRVKMARCGPPHRPVGSRSPNKRGSTTPRRRPGERQWTQH from the coding sequence GTGGTGCATCGCACCGCTCGTGTCGCGTTGCGGGTGACGGCGGGGCAGCGGCGGCGGTGTTTCGGCCTGCTGCGGTCGGCCGGTGACGTATGGGCGTGCGTGCTGGAGGTCAACGCGTGGCGGCGGCACCGCCACGACGCCCCGCTGGCGGGCTATCAGGAGTTGTGTCGGGAATTGTCGGCCTCGGGTGCGGGGACTTTCGCGGAGTTGGACTCGACGGGTGCGCGGTCGGTGTTGCGGCGGTTTTCGGATGCGTGGTTCGCGGCGGCGAAACAACGCAAGGCCGGTGACGCGTCGGCGCGGTTTCCGAGGCGGCGGCGGGGGTTGGTGCCGGTGCGCTGGTACCACGGCACGTTCACCCTCGACGGCCACCGCGTGCGTATCCCCACCGCGAGAGGCACCACCGCGTTGTGGGTGCGGCTGGCGCGTCAGGTGCCGTATCCGGTGGAGCAGGTCCGCTCGATCACCCTGCTGTGCGAGGGCGGCCGGTTGTTCCTCGACGTCACCGCCGAGGTCCCGGTCGCGGTGTACCCGCCCGGTGAGGGGCCGGACCCTGCCAGGGTCGCGGGCGTGGACATCGGCATCATCCACCCGTACGCCGTCGCTGGCCCTGGCGGGCAGGCGCTGCTGGTGTCCGGGCGGGCGATCCGCGCCGAGCATCGCATGCACCTGGCCGACACCAAAGCCCGCCACCGTGCCGTCGCCCGCCGGGCACCGAAACCCGGTCAGCGGGGGTCACGGCGGTGGCGCCGATACCGGGCCCGCGCCCGGGCGGTGGAGGGCCGGCACCGGCGGCGGGTGCGCCAGGCCCAGCACGAGGCCGCCCGCGCCGTCGTCGGGTGGGCTGTCGAGCAGCGGGTCGGGGTGCTGCACGTCGGTGACCCCCGCGGTGTGCTGGACCTGCCGGCCGGGCGGCGGCACAACCTGCGGCTACGGCAGTGGCAGATCGGCCGACTGTTGCAGATCCTGACCGACAAGGCCACCCTCGCCGGCATCACCGTCCACCTGGTCGACGAACGCGGCACGTCCTCGACCTGCCCCACCTGCCGCCAGCGGATACCGAAGCCGCGTGGGCGGACCCTGACCTGCCCGCACTGCCAGTTCACCGGCCACCGCGACCTCGTCGCAGCGGCCAGCATCGCCACCCGTATCCCGGGCGGCGGACGCACCACCCCCACAGCCATCGTGCTGCCCGGGATGGTCACGCACCGTCGAGCCGGCCGGCACCTCCCCGGCGCTGGCCGGTCCCGACGTGACCCCCGCCGCCCACCCGGCGGCGTGCGGGTCAAGATGGCCCGCTGTGGCCCGCCCCACCGACCAGTGGGGAGTCGCTCGCCCAACAAGCGAGGATCCACAACACCCCGCCGGAGACCCGGTGAACGTCAGTGGACACAGCACTAG
- a CDS encoding TrmH family RNA methyltransferase: MSRGRAAVRQNRRVPVHEITDPDDDRIADYRALTDVELRTRWEPPHGLFIAEGELVLRRALRAGYPARSFLVDAKRVDQLADLDTGDTPVYAASPDVLQRATGFHVHRGVLASFRRKPLPDPADVLAAARRVVILEDVNNHTNLGAIYRGAAALGIDAVLLSPTCADPLYRRSVRVSMGEVFAVPYAKFERWPAGLDQVREAGFTVLAMTPAPDAVPIQRLTPAQRERAALLLGAEGPGLTVAAQAASDVRTVIPMRRGVDSLNVAAAAAVAFWELGRDDPL; this comes from the coding sequence CTGAGTCGTGGTCGGGCGGCGGTCCGGCAGAATCGTCGGGTGCCCGTCCACGAGATCACCGACCCCGACGACGACCGGATCGCCGACTACCGCGCCCTGACCGACGTGGAGTTGCGCACCCGGTGGGAGCCACCGCACGGCCTGTTCATCGCCGAGGGGGAGCTGGTGCTGCGCCGGGCGCTGCGGGCCGGATACCCGGCCCGGTCGTTCCTCGTCGACGCGAAGCGGGTCGACCAGCTCGCCGACCTCGACACCGGCGACACCCCGGTGTACGCGGCCAGCCCGGACGTGCTCCAGCGGGCCACCGGATTCCACGTGCACCGGGGAGTGCTCGCCTCGTTCCGGCGCAAGCCGCTGCCCGACCCGGCCGACGTGCTCGCCGCCGCCCGGCGCGTGGTCATCCTGGAGGACGTCAACAACCACACCAACCTCGGCGCGATCTACCGGGGGGCGGCGGCGCTCGGCATAGACGCCGTTCTGCTCTCACCCACCTGCGCCGATCCCCTGTACCGGCGGAGCGTCCGGGTCAGCATGGGGGAGGTCTTCGCGGTCCCGTACGCCAAGTTCGAGCGGTGGCCGGCGGGCCTGGACCAGGTCCGGGAGGCAGGTTTCACCGTGCTCGCCATGACGCCGGCTCCGGACGCCGTACCGATCCAGCGGCTCACCCCCGCCCAGCGCGAGCGGGCGGCGCTGCTGTTGGGCGCCGAGGGCCCCGGCCTCACCGTGGCTGCCCAGGCAGCCAGCGACGTTCGGACGGTCATCCCGATGCGGCGCGGAGTGGATTCGTTGAACGTCGCCGCCGCCGCGGCGGTGGCGTTCTGGGAACTGGGCCGCGACGACCCGTTGTAG
- a CDS encoding transglycosylase domain-containing protein, which produces MNWLTIARRAGRIAAFVAILGAMPPPRSPLSRLFTVLLAGLLAGLVLAVAALPGNLLLGWAAKSAIGAYAALPAALRTPATPQRSYLYASDGKTLITTFYDVNRTDVPLAEIAPVMRQAIVAAEDRRFYDHGGADLRGLARALVANVTGGGTEQGGSTLTMQYVRNVLKTDPSRTTEERQAATEQTVGRKLQEIRYATALEQRLSKDEILNRYLNIAYFGSGAYGIAAASQRYFGKAPADLTLAEAALLAGLVQSPDAYSPIGGNADAALARRAYVLDSMVATGAITAQQAAAARAEKLGLHPTSQPNGCTATADGHDDWGFFCDYLRQWWLTQPAFGATAEEREQALRRGGYTVVTSLDPKIQATAQKQATAVYGYDDKRALPIAAVQPGTGRVLAMAVNRHYSLDANPDGQANRPNTVNPLISGGGSVDGYQAGSTFKLFTMLAALESGRQLATGFDAPSRLPTRYPAEGEGSCGGKWCPANANPEWMDGYRTMWDGFGRSVNTYFVWLAEQVGQDRVVEMAQRLGIRFRADADAAFARDDAANWGSFTLGVAATTPLDLANAYATVAAEGTYCAPLPVVSVTAANGEKVPVGEPSCKKVLDTDVARAATDAARCPVGQQTTYGQCNGGTATAVDRIVGRPVAGKTGSSEKNATETFVGFTPQVAVAGIAANPDDPGDFVGSAVQARVIDAVARVISTAVSGQPVRDFTPPSRERAGEVHRPVEPTAPPQQQSDRRGVAPDLLRWLQGRRG; this is translated from the coding sequence GTGAATTGGCTGACAATCGCCCGCCGGGCTGGTCGGATCGCGGCTTTCGTGGCAATCCTTGGGGCCATGCCGCCTCCCCGGTCGCCGCTGTCGCGGCTGTTCACCGTGCTGCTCGCCGGACTGCTCGCCGGCCTCGTCCTCGCGGTCGCCGCGCTGCCGGGCAACCTGCTGCTGGGCTGGGCCGCGAAGTCGGCCATCGGGGCGTACGCGGCGCTGCCCGCGGCGCTGCGCACCCCGGCGACCCCGCAGCGGTCGTACCTCTACGCCAGCGACGGCAAGACGCTCATCACCACGTTCTACGACGTCAACCGCACCGACGTGCCGCTGGCCGAGATCGCCCCGGTGATGCGCCAGGCCATCGTGGCCGCCGAGGACCGGCGGTTCTACGACCACGGCGGCGCCGACCTGCGCGGCCTGGCCCGCGCCCTGGTCGCCAACGTCACCGGCGGCGGCACCGAGCAGGGCGGCTCGACGCTGACGATGCAGTACGTCCGCAACGTGCTCAAGACCGACCCGAGCCGCACCACCGAGGAGCGGCAGGCCGCCACCGAGCAGACCGTCGGGCGCAAGCTCCAGGAGATCCGGTACGCCACGGCGCTGGAGCAGCGGCTCAGCAAGGACGAGATCCTCAACCGCTACCTCAACATCGCGTACTTCGGCTCCGGCGCGTACGGGATCGCGGCGGCCAGCCAGCGTTACTTCGGCAAGGCCCCGGCGGACCTGACCCTCGCCGAGGCGGCCCTGCTCGCCGGGCTCGTGCAGTCCCCGGACGCGTACAGCCCGATCGGCGGGAACGCCGACGCGGCGCTGGCCCGGCGCGCGTACGTACTCGACTCGATGGTCGCCACCGGCGCGATCACCGCGCAGCAGGCCGCGGCGGCCCGGGCCGAGAAGCTCGGCCTGCACCCCACCTCGCAGCCCAACGGCTGCACCGCAACGGCCGACGGCCACGACGACTGGGGCTTCTTCTGCGACTACCTGCGCCAGTGGTGGCTGACCCAGCCCGCCTTCGGGGCGACCGCCGAGGAGCGCGAGCAGGCGCTGCGCCGGGGCGGCTACACCGTGGTCACCTCGCTGGACCCGAAGATCCAGGCCACCGCGCAGAAGCAGGCCACCGCCGTCTACGGGTACGACGACAAGCGCGCCCTGCCGATCGCCGCCGTGCAGCCGGGCACCGGCCGGGTGCTGGCCATGGCCGTCAACCGGCACTACAGCCTCGACGCGAACCCGGACGGGCAGGCCAACCGCCCCAACACCGTCAACCCGCTGATCTCCGGCGGCGGCAGCGTCGACGGCTACCAGGCCGGCTCCACGTTCAAGCTGTTCACGATGCTCGCCGCCCTGGAGTCCGGCCGGCAGTTGGCCACCGGCTTCGACGCGCCCAGCCGGCTGCCCACCCGGTACCCGGCCGAGGGCGAGGGCAGTTGCGGCGGTAAGTGGTGCCCCGCGAACGCCAACCCGGAGTGGATGGACGGCTACCGCACCATGTGGGACGGCTTCGGTCGCTCCGTGAACACCTACTTCGTCTGGCTGGCCGAGCAGGTCGGCCAGGACAGGGTGGTCGAGATGGCGCAACGCCTGGGCATCCGGTTCCGGGCCGACGCCGACGCCGCCTTCGCCCGCGACGACGCGGCCAACTGGGGATCGTTCACCCTCGGGGTCGCCGCCACCACCCCGCTCGACCTGGCCAACGCGTACGCGACGGTGGCCGCCGAGGGGACGTACTGCGCGCCGCTGCCGGTGGTCTCGGTGACCGCCGCGAACGGCGAGAAGGTGCCGGTCGGCGAGCCGTCCTGCAAGAAGGTGCTCGACACCGACGTGGCCCGGGCGGCGACCGACGCGGCACGCTGCCCGGTGGGCCAGCAGACGACGTACGGCCAGTGCAACGGCGGGACCGCGACCGCGGTGGACCGGATCGTCGGCCGCCCGGTGGCCGGCAAGACCGGCAGCTCGGAGAAGAACGCCACCGAGACGTTCGTCGGCTTCACCCCGCAGGTGGCCGTCGCCGGCATCGCCGCCAACCCGGACGACCCGGGCGACTTCGTCGGCTCGGCCGTGCAGGCCCGCGTCATCGACGCCGTGGCCCGGGTGATCAGCACGGCGGTGTCCGGCCAGCCGGTGCGCGACTTCACCCCGCCCAGCAGGGAACGGGCCGGCGAGGTGCACCGCCCGGTCGAGCCGACCGCGCCGCCGCAGCAGCAGTCGGACCGGCGTGGCGTCGCGCCCGACCTGCTCCGCTGGCTGCAGGGCCGGCGCGGCTGA
- a CDS encoding SPFH domain-containing protein: protein MEFVTVLLVAVAVVAVVTLIKAVRIVPQQRQDVVERLGRYKRTLNPGLNLLVPFIDAVRTKVDMREQVVSFPPQPVITSDNLVVSIDTVLYFKVVDSVRATYEISNFLQAIEQLTVTTLRNVIGSLDLERALTSREEINRHLSGVLDETTGRWGIKVTRVEIKAIEPPPSIRDSMEKQMRAERDRRAAILNAEGLKQSQILTAEGEKQAAVLRADGDRQARILQAEGQAKAIRTVFDAIHQANPSQKVLAYQYLQALPQIANGTANKVWIVPAELTKALEGMGGALGGLAGMVGDVPSPEAARDAGEVEREAAEAARAAATAAQEIHDEVRVAEAQATGGKAPQGLPAPEPVSTASLLTDPADQRERG, encoded by the coding sequence ATGGAGTTTGTGACGGTGCTGTTGGTCGCCGTGGCGGTGGTCGCCGTGGTGACCCTGATCAAGGCGGTGCGGATCGTGCCGCAACAGCGCCAGGACGTCGTGGAACGCCTCGGGCGGTACAAGCGCACCCTGAACCCGGGGTTGAACCTGCTGGTCCCGTTCATCGACGCGGTCCGCACCAAGGTCGACATGCGGGAGCAGGTCGTCAGCTTCCCGCCGCAGCCCGTGATCACCTCCGACAACCTGGTCGTCTCGATCGACACGGTGCTCTACTTCAAGGTCGTCGACTCGGTCCGCGCGACGTACGAGATCTCGAATTTCCTCCAGGCGATCGAGCAGCTCACCGTCACCACGCTGCGTAACGTGATCGGCTCGCTGGACCTGGAGCGGGCCCTGACCAGCCGGGAGGAGATCAACCGGCACCTGTCCGGCGTGCTGGACGAGACGACCGGCCGGTGGGGCATCAAGGTCACCCGGGTGGAGATCAAGGCGATCGAGCCGCCGCCGAGCATCCGCGACTCGATGGAGAAGCAGATGCGCGCCGAGCGGGACCGCCGGGCGGCGATCCTCAACGCCGAGGGCCTGAAGCAGTCGCAGATCCTCACCGCGGAGGGCGAGAAGCAGGCGGCGGTGCTGCGCGCCGACGGTGACCGGCAGGCCCGCATCCTGCAGGCCGAGGGCCAGGCCAAGGCGATCCGGACGGTGTTCGACGCGATCCACCAGGCCAACCCGAGCCAGAAGGTGCTCGCCTACCAGTACCTGCAGGCGCTGCCGCAGATCGCCAACGGCACCGCGAACAAGGTCTGGATCGTCCCGGCCGAGCTGACCAAGGCCCTGGAGGGGATGGGCGGCGCGTTGGGCGGGCTGGCCGGCATGGTCGGCGACGTGCCGTCGCCGGAGGCCGCCAGGGACGCCGGCGAGGTGGAGCGCGAGGCCGCCGAGGCGGCGCGGGCGGCGGCGACCGCCGCCCAGGAGATCCACGACGAGGTACGCGTCGCCGAGGCGCAGGCCACCGGCGGCAAGGCCCCGCAGGGGCTGCCGGCGCCCGAGCCGGTGTCTACGGCGAGCCTGCTGACCGATCCGGCCGACCAGCGCGAACGGGGCTGA
- the tnpB gene encoding IS607 family element RNA-guided endonuclease TnpB, producing the protein MKTIQAYRFALDLTPGQEWAVYAHAGAARVAHNWALARVKAVLDQRAAERTYGVSDDQLTPAVSWSLPALRKAWNAAKPEVAPWWGEVSKEAFNTGLDALARGLKNWADSRKGKRAGRPVGFPRFKSRRRTTPSVRFTTGAIRVEPDRKHIVLPRLGRLKLHESARKLARRLEAGTARIMSAAVRRDGGRWHVSFTVEVERAERTPDRPGSVIGIDVGIKHLAVLSTGELVPNPRHLATAQDRLRRLGRALSRKSGPDRRTGRRPSKRWQRAAYAGRWPRSVNPARHQSVRPGPSHRKAGLPTVCSLERTER; encoded by the coding sequence GTGAAGACGATCCAGGCGTACCGGTTCGCCCTCGACCTCACCCCGGGACAGGAATGGGCGGTGTACGCGCACGCCGGGGCCGCCCGCGTCGCCCACAACTGGGCGCTCGCCCGGGTGAAAGCGGTCCTGGACCAACGGGCCGCGGAACGCACCTACGGCGTCTCGGACGACCAGCTCACCCCGGCGGTGTCGTGGTCGCTGCCCGCTCTGCGCAAGGCGTGGAACGCGGCCAAGCCTGAGGTCGCGCCATGGTGGGGCGAGGTGTCCAAGGAGGCGTTCAACACCGGCCTGGACGCCCTCGCCCGCGGGTTGAAGAACTGGGCTGACTCCCGCAAAGGCAAGCGGGCCGGTCGGCCGGTCGGGTTCCCCCGGTTCAAGTCCCGCCGCCGCACCACACCGTCCGTGCGGTTCACCACCGGAGCGATCCGTGTAGAGCCGGACCGCAAGCACATTGTGCTGCCCCGGCTGGGCCGGTTGAAGCTGCACGAGTCTGCCCGCAAGCTCGCCCGCCGTCTCGAAGCGGGCACGGCACGGATCATGTCCGCGGCCGTGCGGCGTGACGGCGGCAGGTGGCACGTCTCGTTCACCGTCGAGGTCGAACGCGCCGAGCGGACACCGGACCGGCCAGGCAGTGTGATTGGTATCGACGTCGGCATCAAGCACCTCGCGGTGCTGTCCACCGGCGAACTCGTGCCGAACCCGCGCCACTTGGCCACCGCGCAGGACCGGCTTCGGCGGCTGGGCCGGGCGCTGTCCCGCAAGTCCGGCCCGGACCGTAGGACCGGACGGCGGCCGTCGAAACGCTGGCAGCGCGCCGCGTACGCGGGCAGGTGGCCACGAAGCGTGAACCCGGCACGACACCAGTCGGTCAGACCGGGACCGTCCCACCGCAAGGCGGGACTACCAACCGTGTGCTCGCTAGAGCGCACTGAAAGGTAA
- a CDS encoding IS607 family transposase, with the protein MNLKEWAAATGVSYVTARRQYAAGALPVPTYRLGRLIMVGEPLTGAAPGAGKTVVYACVSSAEQKSDLDRQVARVAVWATGRHLAVDQVVTEVGSALDGQRKKFLALLRDPAVTTIVVEHRDRFARFGAEYVEAALAAQGRRLLVADPAEVDDDLVRDVTEILTSLCARLYGRRAADDRARRAVEAVVTGDNPT; encoded by the coding sequence GTGAACTTGAAGGAATGGGCGGCGGCGACGGGCGTTTCATACGTGACCGCGCGGCGGCAGTACGCGGCCGGCGCGCTGCCCGTTCCCACGTACCGGCTCGGCCGTCTCATCATGGTCGGTGAACCGCTGACCGGCGCGGCACCCGGCGCCGGGAAGACCGTGGTGTACGCCTGCGTCTCGTCTGCCGAGCAGAAGTCGGACCTGGACCGGCAGGTCGCCCGGGTTGCGGTCTGGGCCACTGGCCGGCACCTGGCCGTGGATCAGGTCGTGACTGAGGTGGGGTCAGCGTTGGACGGGCAGCGGAAGAAGTTCCTCGCGCTGCTGCGTGACCCTGCCGTGACGACGATCGTGGTCGAGCATCGAGACCGGTTTGCCCGCTTCGGCGCCGAGTACGTCGAAGCCGCGCTGGCTGCGCAGGGCCGCCGGCTGCTGGTTGCCGACCCGGCTGAGGTCGACGACGATCTCGTGCGCGATGTGACCGAGATCCTGACCTCGTTGTGCGCGCGCCTGTACGGGCGGCGTGCCGCTGACGACCGTGCGCGCCGCGCCGTTGAAGCCGTCGTCACCGGGGACAACCCGACGTGA
- a CDS encoding NfeD family protein, whose amino-acid sequence MDAVFWVVLGVLLAVAEIFTTTLFLLMFAVGAFAAAGAAALGAPTAVQALVFAAVSALTVAVVRPAIRRHARPALDSGEQPFGVAAIEGATALVLEPVDADRGLVKIDGELWSARSYDATQSFTPGQRVQVIKVQGATALVWQDDVSTPGELPGTRE is encoded by the coding sequence GTGGACGCGGTGTTCTGGGTCGTGCTGGGTGTGCTGCTGGCGGTCGCCGAGATCTTCACGACGACGCTGTTCCTGCTCATGTTCGCCGTCGGCGCGTTCGCCGCGGCCGGGGCGGCGGCCCTGGGCGCGCCGACCGCCGTGCAGGCGCTGGTGTTCGCGGCGGTCTCCGCGCTCACCGTGGCGGTGGTCCGGCCGGCGATCCGGCGGCACGCCCGACCGGCGCTCGACAGCGGCGAGCAGCCGTTCGGGGTGGCGGCGATCGAGGGCGCCACCGCGCTGGTGCTGGAGCCGGTCGACGCCGACCGCGGCCTGGTCAAGATCGACGGTGAGTTGTGGAGCGCCCGTTCGTACGACGCGACGCAGAGCTTCACGCCCGGCCAGCGGGTGCAGGTGATCAAGGTCCAGGGCGCGACGGCCCTGGTGTGGCAGGACGACGTTTCTACCCCGGGCGAACTGCCGGGAACGAGAGAGTGA
- a CDS encoding serine hydrolase domain-containing protein translates to MSLPPETVRQVDALVAEAQAAGRTPSLVLGVVRDGRLAHLAAAGEHPRPDAGLQYRLGSITKTMTAVLVMQQRDAGALALDDPLEKHLPGTGVGALTVRQLLGHAGGLQREPDGRWWERSEVGDLATVLAGVSGQKIAYPPHHVYHYSNLAYGLLGGLLEAVTGTPWLDLLRQRLLEPLGMGRTTYQASEPFARGYVVHPWHDTLREEPRTDTGAMAPAGQLWSTIEDLGRWAAFLADPDPALLAPETLTEMCAPVVISDLESWTGGHGLGVELYRCGDRVYAGHGGSMPGYVACLAVHRPTRTSVVGFANSYGLRVGSLGALGQQLLTTVLDAAPAPVTPWRPAAAPPPAELAELTGRWWWMGKEFEFRADATAGELRGGPVGNPALRFVPEGPDRWRGRSGAQDGEILTVLRDEAGRAVALDIATFVFTRTPDEEP, encoded by the coding sequence GTGTCGCTACCGCCCGAGACCGTCCGACAGGTCGACGCCCTCGTCGCCGAGGCGCAGGCCGCCGGCCGTACGCCCTCGCTCGTGCTCGGGGTGGTCCGCGACGGGCGGCTGGCACACCTGGCCGCCGCCGGGGAGCACCCGCGCCCGGACGCCGGCCTGCAGTACCGGCTCGGCTCGATCACCAAGACCATGACCGCCGTGCTGGTGATGCAGCAGCGCGACGCCGGCGCCCTGGCCCTCGACGACCCGCTCGAGAAGCACCTGCCCGGCACCGGGGTCGGCGCGCTCACCGTGCGCCAGCTCCTCGGCCACGCCGGTGGGCTGCAGCGGGAGCCGGACGGCCGGTGGTGGGAGCGGTCGGAGGTCGGCGACCTGGCCACGGTGCTGGCCGGGGTGAGCGGGCAGAAGATCGCGTACCCGCCGCACCACGTCTACCACTACTCCAACCTCGCGTACGGGCTGCTGGGCGGGCTGCTGGAGGCGGTCACCGGGACGCCCTGGCTCGACCTGCTCCGGCAGCGCCTGCTGGAGCCGCTGGGCATGGGCCGCACCACCTACCAGGCCAGCGAGCCGTTCGCCCGGGGGTACGTGGTGCACCCGTGGCACGACACGCTGCGGGAGGAGCCACGCACCGACACCGGGGCGATGGCACCGGCCGGGCAGCTCTGGTCGACGATCGAGGACCTCGGCCGCTGGGCGGCCTTCCTGGCCGACCCGGACCCGGCCCTGCTCGCCCCGGAGACGCTCACCGAGATGTGCGCCCCCGTCGTCATCAGCGACCTGGAGTCGTGGACCGGCGGGCACGGCCTCGGCGTGGAGCTCTACCGCTGCGGCGACCGGGTGTACGCCGGCCACGGCGGCTCGATGCCCGGCTACGTCGCGTGCCTGGCCGTGCACCGGCCCACCCGCACGTCGGTGGTCGGCTTCGCCAACTCGTACGGGCTGCGGGTCGGCAGCCTCGGCGCCCTCGGCCAGCAGCTGCTGACGACCGTGCTGGACGCCGCGCCGGCCCCGGTGACCCCGTGGCGCCCCGCCGCCGCCCCGCCCCCGGCCGAGCTGGCCGAGCTGACGGGCCGCTGGTGGTGGATGGGCAAGGAGTTCGAGTTCCGCGCCGACGCGACAGCCGGCGAGCTGCGGGGCGGGCCGGTCGGCAACCCGGCGCTGCGGTTCGTCCCCGAGGGTCCGGACCGGTGGCGGGGGCGCTCCGGCGCGCAGGACGGCGAGATCCTCACGGTGCTCCGCGACGAGGCGGGCCGCGCGGTGGCCCTCGACATCGCCACCTTCGTCTTCACCCGCACCCCGGACGAGGAGCCCTGA
- a CDS encoding DUF3097 domain-containing protein: MRRYGEDVLTGDWRRRRVTPEVDAEPDLVVEDADSGFCGAVVGFESGAVVLEDRHGRRRNFPMLPAAFLLDGQPVTLRRPAPAKVPAARRRTASGSIAVDGVRAQVAKASRIWVEGVHDAALVERIWGDDLRIEGVVVEPLDGIDDLEARVRDFGPGPGRRLGVLVDHLVPGSKESRIVARVTSPYVLVTGHPYVDVWQAVRPAALGIAAWPVVPPGRPWKEGVCAALGVAEPADMWRRILSRVATFADVETPLINSMERLIDFVTEPER, encoded by the coding sequence ATGCGGCGGTACGGCGAGGACGTGTTGACGGGGGACTGGCGGCGGCGGAGGGTGACCCCGGAGGTGGACGCCGAGCCGGACCTCGTGGTCGAGGACGCCGACTCCGGCTTCTGCGGCGCGGTCGTCGGGTTCGAGTCCGGCGCGGTGGTGCTGGAGGACCGGCACGGCCGGCGGCGCAACTTCCCGATGCTGCCCGCGGCGTTCCTGCTCGACGGCCAGCCGGTGACGCTGCGCCGGCCCGCCCCGGCGAAGGTGCCGGCGGCCCGCCGGCGTACGGCGTCCGGCTCGATCGCCGTGGACGGCGTGCGGGCGCAGGTGGCGAAGGCCAGCCGGATCTGGGTCGAGGGGGTGCACGACGCCGCCCTGGTCGAGCGGATCTGGGGCGACGACCTGCGGATCGAGGGCGTGGTGGTGGAGCCGCTGGACGGCATCGACGACCTGGAGGCGCGGGTGCGGGACTTCGGCCCCGGGCCGGGCCGCCGGCTGGGCGTGCTGGTCGACCACCTGGTGCCCGGCTCGAAGGAGAGCCGGATCGTCGCGCGGGTCACCTCCCCGTACGTGCTGGTCACCGGGCACCCGTACGTCGACGTGTGGCAGGCCGTCCGGCCGGCCGCGCTCGGCATCGCGGCGTGGCCGGTGGTGCCGCCGGGGCGGCCGTGGAAGGAGGGCGTGTGTGCGGCCCTCGGGGTGGCCGAGCCGGCCGACATGTGGCGGCGCATCCTGTCCCGGGTGGCCACCTTCGCCGACGTGGAGACGCCGCTGATCAACTCGATGGAGCGCCTGATCGACTTCGTCACCGAACCGGAGCGCTGA